In Desulfovibrio inopinatus DSM 10711, the following are encoded in one genomic region:
- a CDS encoding DNA alkylation repair protein — MGLVEYLNDELTRAANPVDAAAMQRYMKTDQPFFGIKTPQRKAIFKQAQKSFPITSRDEYEQTIRTLWAGSHREHMYLALHVAEETKAFYDAQSWNLYEDLVNTASHWDTLDWLATRIVGMILLDQRTFEPTVEVWAGAPGLWVRRASLLVHLKHQDRTNVPLLERTIRKLAHEKEFFIQKAIGWVLRQYARTDPQYVLKFVAEHATLLAPLSQREALKHLSRYPLTVHR; from the coding sequence ATGGGACTGGTGGAATATCTTAACGATGAACTCACTCGGGCTGCCAATCCCGTGGATGCCGCCGCGATGCAACGGTATATGAAGACGGATCAACCATTTTTCGGGATCAAAACACCACAACGAAAAGCTATATTCAAACAGGCGCAAAAATCCTTTCCCATAACCAGTCGCGACGAATATGAACAAACAATCCGTACCTTATGGGCAGGAAGCCACCGTGAGCACATGTACCTCGCCTTGCACGTTGCCGAAGAGACCAAAGCGTTTTACGATGCGCAGAGTTGGAATTTATATGAAGATCTTGTCAATACGGCATCCCATTGGGATACACTCGACTGGCTGGCGACGCGAATTGTCGGCATGATTCTTCTTGATCAACGCACATTCGAACCGACGGTCGAAGTATGGGCGGGCGCACCGGGACTCTGGGTTCGAAGGGCTTCTCTCCTCGTCCATCTCAAACATCAAGACCGTACCAACGTGCCACTGCTTGAACGCACAATACGTAAACTCGCACACGAAAAAGAATTCTTCATCCAAAAAGCTATCGGCTGGGTGCTCAGGCAATATGCTCGAACAGATCCACAGTATGTTCTCAAATTCGTTGCCGAGCATGCAACGCTCCTCGCCCCTTTATCGCAACGTGAAGCCCTGAAACACCTCTCACGATACCCCCTCACCGTTCACCGATGA